In Candidatus Eisenbacteria bacterium, a single genomic region encodes these proteins:
- a CDS encoding flavin reductase has translation MNRRAIAIGDFLVRSHHLWDSQWLLLAVGDFSKGDYNAMAVGWGSFGTMWSKPFAQVVVRPTRHTFEFMNRHAGFTLSAFPEEHRNDVWLLGTSSGRDGDKIARTSLTPVPSSRVAAPSFAEAELVVECVKMYWQDMDPACFLVPEIEEKYPERDYHRIYYGEIVAVFGTDRFRSPEPPAKE, from the coding sequence ATGAACCGGCGGGCGATCGCGATCGGGGATTTTCTGGTCCGATCGCACCATCTCTGGGACTCCCAGTGGCTTTTGCTCGCCGTGGGGGATTTCTCGAAGGGCGACTACAACGCGATGGCGGTTGGTTGGGGGAGTTTCGGCACGATGTGGTCGAAGCCGTTCGCTCAAGTGGTCGTCCGCCCCACGCGCCACACGTTCGAGTTCATGAACCGCCACGCCGGCTTCACGCTCTCTGCCTTTCCCGAGGAGCATCGGAACGACGTCTGGCTTCTCGGAACCTCATCGGGCCGCGATGGCGACAAGATCGCGCGGACGAGCCTGACGCCCGTCCCGTCCTCGCGCGTGGCCGCTCCATCGTTCGCCGAGGCGGAACTCGTCGTCGAGTGCGTGAAGATGTACTGGCAAGACATGGATCCGGCTTGTTTTCTCGTCCCCGAGATCGAGGAGAAGTATCCCGAGCGAGATTATCACCGAATCTACTACGGTGAGATCGTCGCGGTGTTCGGAACGGATCGATTCCGTTCACCGGAGCCGCCCGCGAAGGAATAA